GTTGAGTTCACATGACAAATCTGAAATcacacaaagacattttccctCTGCAGACAGTTCGCAGGTTATGGTCTGTGGTGGCCTCCATGTGAGCAGAGCTTGTCTGCAAGGTAAGACCACGTTTTCATGCAATATATGAGCTCTGTCCTTACACCCGTTTAATGACACCATGTGACACCATTATGTCTGCATGGTTTAGTTTAGGAATATGTCATCtctctgccatttttttccaataccCTAGTCATGTGATACTTTTTATCCTTGACGTTCCAATTTCCAACTTCATTGAATTctgatgtattatttttatttgttgcttatATTAAATACTGCGATTCATATCACTTTACAGACAAATTTCCACCATCAGTTgggtcagaaaaaaagtgttagaAATTATGTCAGAGTCTGGCGTGCTCTGAAAAGGTATTAATGTGCAATTACATACTCCTCATTAggacattttctcattttgtccTGAAAGCCTGCCTTCTGAACCCCAGTGTTGCATCCCTTGAAGACACCAGCATGTTCTACAAGGGTCTGAGCCCACATCGTGcttttctgcagcagaaaagTGGTGGCATGGTGCTTAATCTCAGTGCGTCATAAAACAGCGCTCccagcagctgtttttatgatgtgCTGTATGTGGATTTGTTTCTAAGACAACAATATGTCAAGATTAATATAAGCTAATTAGCTAATGTGATGCTACAGCACCTTTTTGAAAAGTTCAGACATTTTCAACTAGAAGCAcaggaagcagaaaaaagaTGCCAGGTGCAGCGCTTTTTATAAAGGCAGCCCCATGCAGCCACAGACACCCATCCCACTCCTCATAGGgaacaactgaaaaatgaaaaagatgtttgcaaaaaaaaaaaaggttaaatggaCGCAGGCCCAAAGTGAGCATGCACAGTACAACACCACTGCACCATGTTggcacacaaagagaaaaaacaggtaGCGCAGATgagatgtttctttttgttgcagCCCAACTTCACACCCAGAAAACACCTtgattttcaaatattaaaaattttgCTAAAAGGCAGCTTAAAGGGTAACCATGGTACTGACCTAACAAGCACTGGGTTCAGACACCGGAGTAAGtcacaatgttttatttacattagaCATTACTGACTAACTTGTTAAACTTTGCCATACTTTTTCTCCTCAGAGATACGCGTCATCCGCTATCCACAACATTCCTAATTAATTCCCACAGGAATCACTAATCATGTCAATATTTACTAAAAACATTAATGAGTAAAGGtttgaatatttaatgtgtCTAAGTGAGTTATCAAGAGAATAGTTTGGAGCTACTTTGGAAAGTATACCTAACTATGCATCCATGTACTGCAGTTGCCATTTATTTGGATAGTCCACCTTCATATAGgttgagaaaaaatgtaatatttcaaaagCATAATGGTTACGTTTAAACAATTAAACTTTTGCTATATTCTGAAATGATTATCAGAATATATAACGACTTTAAGTGACAATTCACAAACATACTTAAATATTTGGGGTAATCTTGTTGAACTGTGCACCAAGGCTGTGGAGCACAGGTTAAGTGAAAAGttcaagttaaaataaattatttttaaaagtatcacCTCTACTCAATAAACACCTACTGGCAcagcaaaacagctgaaatgttGAATTTCAACTAATTTATAGGTGGACTGTCCAAAAACAGTGTTACTGTTTGCTTGAATATTAGTTCAGACATTTAAGATCAAAGTTAACTTTTGAGGGCACACATTGGAACCTGAACTTTGCTCCATTTACTTTGGACTTGTTAAACTTTGCTTTGTCTCATCAAAACATACACATCATCCCCTCTCCGTTAACAATACTTATTAACATCCACAGGAGGCCTGaattatatcaatatttaatGAAGACATGATAGTAAGTAATGGCTGTCTGGGGATTGGGTTCGCTGTGGGGATTACTCTCTGTGATACCTCAGAGTAATTCACCaaactaaaacaacatttccagaACAACACGCCTTATTGTTTGGAGAAGTTAGCAGAAGTCTTACTTTCACTGACTTGCACCTACTTATGAtttctgctttgtttggggCATTAGATATTAAAgcattatgataataaaaataatgtagaaAAGTGACAATCTACAGCTATACATTCAAATACATTCTTGTTAGTATGGGATATGTCACATGGCCATTAAATGTCAAATCCAATTTTGGGCAAAGGGAAGGAACTGTAATTTTAGCCTGAGGTATctgtcaatcaatcaaacagGCTCTTAAACACACTTCTGTTTACAACTTAATATCAACTCTCAATAACTCATAAAGCATCACcaaaaagtttgattttcagttcagtttcgGGGGTGGGCCCAGGAGGCTTTTTGTGCATCTGGGCATGATAAATAAGTGTACCAAGTTTCGGAATTGTTGGTGAAACTACCTCGCCAGGCCGGATGAGCGTACCaactttcatgagtttttgagcatgtttagacctccaaaaatgttttactttgagTTTATATTTGCTATAGATAATATGCTATATTTGCTttacatttgctttattttgctgttatttaagTCCTTGTACTctattgcatgttttttatctGCATTCCTCTAACTTTGTAATGCAACTGCTGCATAGTAATTTCCCtcaggataaaaaaaagttctgtctCATCTTGTTTTGCCCACTGCAAATTGGAAAGGTTCCTACTGGAAGCTTGTAGATTTAGTTTGACATATCCTGTATGTGGTGTTCTCACCATGCTCGCTAGTCTTGCAAATGAAATCTCTCCTCTCACACTGATGGTGATGTCTCTGGAGAGATATGTGGCGGTGTGCTACCCACTGAGGCACTCTACCATCATTTctaacagaaacacagctgtGTCTATCATTGTGCTTTGGGCCTTCAGTTCACTAAATATCCTCACTCAAGTCCTTTTACTGGTAGAGTTTCCATTTGAAAACCTGGAGAGACTGcagatgaaaatgtttggtgccaaaaaacacatgcgTCTTGGTCCAATGTCTGATGAATATGACAAAGGGTacacttattttatgtttgtaccAGCCAGTGTGGCAGTTGCTTCCTCCTATATTGGTGTGATGATAGCAGCCAGGTCGGCCTCCACGGACAAAGCGTTGGTTAAGAAAGCTCGAAACACACTGTTGTTGCAGCTGGGCCTCAGTCTCTCTTCAACTATAACCAACCCAGTGCTCAGAGCTATGTCACAGGTCTTGGATAAGATAACAGAGGTGCACATTCACATAGTTGTTTATGTGTTCATTGTCATGTTTCCAAGATGTCTCAGTGCCCTCATCTATGGCATCAGAGACCAGACCATCAGACCCATCCTCATGTTCCATCTATGGTGTCGCCAGAAACTCTCAGTCGTCCTAGCTGAACCTGAGGTCTCACACTAGCATTTGGCGAGTCTGTCTGAAAACAATACATGTCCATATTTACACCCAAACTGGTTTTGGTCACTGGAATTCTCCTGTCTAAAGTGGCTGTGTAGACCTCACTTCCTTATGCTTTTTCAGTGATGGAGATGGGGGATAAAAACTACACTATTTATTATGTAAAAGCTGCATTCTAAATTTAAGATGAAGGTAATATCAGGCTTCAGTAATCTGGGTAATTAAAATCAAATGGGTATCTTCCAAGTTAGGGTcttgtttgtgcaaaatttccTCTGTATTACTTTCTCCTCACTGTAGCTCTACAAGATGTACAGAGGTGAAGGGAAACAAATGTCCATATGATTTCGTACACCTTACACCTTATGTAGTATTTCATCTAAGTAACTGGCACTGCAAATTAAGATCACAATACAATagtaataacaaacaaaaatatctcTCCGAAACCATCAGTTTCAGTGAACATGCAGATGGCATACACTTACAGATTATACAATACTCTTTCATAATGAACATgaatatatagtatagtatttgaATACACTCAGTGCTCTTATGAAGTTAC
The Plectropomus leopardus isolate mb unplaced genomic scaffold, YSFRI_Pleo_2.0 unplaced_scaffold26270, whole genome shotgun sequence DNA segment above includes these coding regions:
- the LOC121966905 gene encoding odorant receptor 131-2-like, encoding FLLEACRFSLTYPVCGVLTMLASLANEISPLTLMVMSLERYVAVCYPLRHSTIISNRNTAVSIIVLWAFSSLNILTQVLLLVEFPFENLERLQMKMFGAKKHMRLGPMSDEYDKGYTYFMFVPASVAVASSYIGVMIAARSASTDKALVKKARNTLLLQLGLSLSSTITNPVLRAMSQVLDKITEVHIHIVVYVFIVMFPRCLSALIYGIRDQTIRPILMFHLWCRQKLSVVLAEPEVSH